From Segatella copri, the proteins below share one genomic window:
- a CDS encoding ATP-binding protein, giving the protein MAKMVNFYPVGIQTFSNIREGNYLYIDKTQYIVDFREKKMKYVFLSRPRRFGKSLFASTLQAYFEGRKELFEGLAIADYEKDWVKHPVLHFDLSGAKHMGVEQLERYLADMLEEQETIWGYKTHQVDANLRLKDLVKEAYKQTGKKVVIIIDEYDAPLLDVVHEKENLKPLRLIMQNFYSPIKMLDPYLEFTFITGITKFSQLSIFSELNNLDNISMFDQYSAICGISKKELTTQMKPDIEALGEDLGMTYEECLAELTRFYDGYHFSEKSEDVFNPFSLVKALNARKIAPYWFGSGTPTYLIKTLQKYHVNVMDIEKKSCDVDDFDVSPEMMTSALPLLYQSGYLTIKKYNPMLQRYTLEYPNREVKIGMLKSLAPNYLSPISLDNNSLVGDFLEKLYEADVEGAMVRLKAYLASISNRLSNKSERDFQTVFYLIFNLMGAHMRVEEDSAIGRADAVVYMPDAVFVFELKYDGSAEEAIRQIDEKGYLIPYSADGKRLFKIGVNYDSTQRTIGDWIIKK; this is encoded by the coding sequence ATGGCAAAAATGGTAAATTTCTATCCTGTAGGAATACAGACATTCTCGAATATCAGAGAGGGTAATTATCTCTATATAGATAAGACCCAATACATCGTGGATTTTCGAGAGAAAAAAATGAAGTATGTTTTTCTGAGTCGTCCAAGACGATTCGGAAAGTCGCTCTTTGCATCTACCCTCCAGGCCTATTTCGAGGGAAGGAAAGAACTTTTTGAGGGATTGGCCATTGCTGATTATGAGAAGGATTGGGTGAAGCACCCTGTGCTGCATTTCGACCTGAGCGGCGCCAAGCACATGGGAGTGGAGCAGCTGGAAAGATACCTGGCTGATATGCTTGAAGAGCAGGAGACAATTTGGGGATATAAGACGCATCAGGTGGACGCTAACCTCCGTTTGAAAGACCTGGTGAAAGAAGCATACAAGCAGACAGGTAAGAAGGTAGTGATTATCATTGATGAATATGATGCCCCTTTGCTGGATGTAGTGCATGAAAAGGAAAATTTGAAACCGCTGCGCCTCATCATGCAGAACTTCTATAGTCCCATCAAGATGCTCGACCCATACTTGGAGTTTACCTTCATCACGGGTATCACCAAGTTCTCGCAGCTCAGCATCTTCAGCGAACTGAATAACCTCGATAACATCAGTATGTTCGACCAGTATTCGGCTATCTGCGGTATCAGCAAGAAGGAACTTACCACTCAGATGAAACCGGATATAGAGGCATTGGGAGAAGACTTGGGTATGACGTATGAGGAGTGCCTGGCAGAGCTGACAAGATTCTACGACGGCTATCATTTCAGTGAGAAATCAGAGGATGTTTTCAATCCGTTCAGTCTGGTAAAGGCGCTGAATGCACGAAAGATTGCTCCTTACTGGTTTGGCTCGGGTACGCCGACTTATCTTATCAAGACGCTGCAGAAGTATCACGTCAATGTGATGGATATAGAGAAGAAATCATGTGATGTGGATGACTTTGATGTTTCGCCGGAAATGATGACTTCTGCGCTTCCGTTGCTCTATCAGAGTGGTTATCTCACCATCAAGAAGTATAACCCGATGCTGCAACGCTATACACTGGAATATCCTAACAGAGAGGTTAAGATTGGCATGCTCAAGAGTCTTGCACCCAACTATCTCTCGCCAATATCACTGGATAATAACAGTCTGGTAGGTGATTTCCTGGAAAAGCTCTATGAGGCAGACGTTGAGGGAGCAATGGTGCGCCTGAAGGCTTATCTTGCCAGCATCTCCAACCGATTGAGTAACAAGAGTGAACGGGATTTCCAGACGGTGTTCTATCTTATCTTTAACCTGATGGGAGCACACATGAGGGTAGAGGAGGATAGTGCGATAGGCAGGGCTGATGCCGTGGTGTATATGCCTGATGCCGTATTTGTTTTCGAGTTGAAATATGATGGCTCAGCCGAGGAAGCTATCAGACAGATAGATGAAAAGGGATATCTGATTCCATATTCTGCCGATGGTAAGCGCCTGTTTAAGATTGGCGTAAATTATGACAGCACACAGCGGACGATAGGTGATTGGATTATCAAGAAATAG
- a CDS encoding DedA family protein has protein sequence MNTAELFLWILDNLNYWVVALFMAIESSFIPFPSEVVVPPAAWKAMDPDSGMSFILVIVFATIGANIGALINYYLAKWVGRPIIYRFADSRIGHMCLIDRQKVEVAEEYFRKHGAASTIFGRLVPAVRQLISIPAGLAGMHVGKFLLYTTIGAGIWNTVLATIGWGIYRYTDYKTTQDVYQQALKYSHELGYIILALAVVIVAFLVYKGLKKK, from the coding sequence ATGAATACAGCAGAGCTTTTTCTTTGGATACTCGACAATTTAAATTACTGGGTAGTAGCCCTTTTCATGGCTATCGAGAGTTCATTCATCCCATTCCCATCAGAGGTGGTTGTTCCACCTGCAGCATGGAAAGCCATGGATCCTGATAGCGGAATGTCGTTTATCCTAGTCATCGTATTTGCCACCATTGGTGCCAATATCGGTGCACTTATCAACTATTATTTAGCCAAATGGGTAGGTCGTCCTATCATCTACCGTTTTGCCGACAGCCGCATCGGACATATGTGCCTGATAGACCGCCAAAAGGTAGAAGTTGCAGAAGAGTATTTCCGCAAGCATGGAGCCGCATCCACTATTTTTGGGCGCCTGGTACCAGCTGTTCGCCAGTTAATCAGCATTCCAGCCGGTTTGGCAGGTATGCATGTAGGCAAATTCCTGCTCTATACCACAATCGGTGCTGGCATCTGGAATACTGTTTTAGCAACCATCGGTTGGGGTATTTACCGATATACAGACTATAAAACAACTCAAGATGTATATCAGCAGGCATTAAAGTATAGTCATGAGCTCGGTTACATCATCTTGGCTCTAGCCGTTGTTATTGTAGCTTTCCTTGTATACAAGGGGCTCAAGAAGAAATAA
- a CDS encoding glutamine--tRNA ligase/YqeY domain fusion protein — MAINEENNLEEKKSISFVEQLVEEDLKEGKNGGRIQTRFPPEPNGYLHIGHAKAICMDFGVAEKYNGVCNLRFDDTNPSKENNEYVENILQDIQWLGFKWGNIYYASDYFEKLWDFAVWMIKKGNAYIDEQTAEEIAQQKGTPTSPGTASPYRDRPIEESLALFEKMNTPEAVEGSMVLRAKLDMANPNMHFRDPIMYRIIQTPHHRTGTKWHAYPMYDFAHGQSDYFEGVTHSICTLEFVPHRPLYDKFIDFLKEKDGTADVLNDNRPRQIEFNRLNLTYTVMSKRKLHQLVDEKLVIGWDDPRMPTLCGMRRRGYSPESIRMFIDSIGYTKFDALNDMALLEASVREDLNKKACRVSAVLDPVKLVITNYPEGETEEMEAINNPENEADGTHTITFSKNLWIERADFMEDAPKKFFRMTPGKEVRLKNAYIVKCTGCTKDENGVITEIQAEYDPISKSGMEGANRKVKGTLHWVSADHCVKAEVREYDRLFMVENPSADERDFHELLNPDSFHDYPNCYVEEYAASKKPGEYLQFQRIGYFMADLDSTAEKPVFNKTVGLKDTWAKQNK, encoded by the coding sequence ATGGCAATTAATGAAGAAAACAATTTGGAAGAGAAGAAAAGTATCTCTTTCGTAGAACAGTTAGTTGAGGAAGACCTCAAAGAAGGCAAAAACGGAGGACGAATCCAGACTCGTTTTCCGCCAGAGCCTAATGGTTATCTGCATATCGGCCATGCCAAAGCTATCTGCATGGACTTTGGTGTTGCAGAGAAATATAATGGTGTTTGCAATCTTCGTTTTGATGACACTAACCCTAGCAAGGAAAACAATGAATATGTAGAGAATATTCTTCAAGACATCCAGTGGCTCGGTTTCAAGTGGGGCAATATCTACTATGCTTCTGACTACTTTGAGAAGCTTTGGGATTTTGCTGTCTGGATGATCAAGAAGGGCAATGCATATATAGATGAACAAACTGCTGAAGAAATAGCACAGCAGAAGGGTACTCCTACCTCTCCGGGTACTGCTAGTCCATACCGTGATCGCCCAATCGAAGAAAGCCTTGCTTTGTTTGAGAAGATGAATACTCCTGAGGCCGTAGAAGGCAGCATGGTTCTTCGCGCAAAACTCGATATGGCGAATCCAAACATGCATTTCCGCGATCCTATCATGTATCGTATCATCCAAACTCCTCATCACCGTACAGGAACAAAATGGCATGCATATCCTATGTATGATTTCGCTCACGGACAGAGTGACTACTTTGAAGGGGTAACCCACTCTATCTGTACATTGGAATTTGTACCTCACCGTCCGCTTTACGATAAGTTCATCGACTTCTTGAAGGAGAAGGACGGAACTGCAGATGTATTAAACGACAATCGTCCACGTCAGATTGAGTTCAACCGATTGAACCTCACTTATACAGTAATGAGCAAGCGTAAGCTTCACCAGCTGGTTGATGAGAAACTGGTTATCGGATGGGACGACCCACGTATGCCTACTCTTTGCGGAATGCGCCGTCGCGGTTACTCTCCTGAGAGTATTCGTATGTTTATCGACAGTATCGGTTATACTAAGTTCGATGCTCTCAACGATATGGCCTTACTCGAAGCATCTGTTAGAGAAGACTTGAACAAGAAAGCATGTCGTGTGAGTGCAGTACTTGATCCTGTAAAACTCGTAATTACCAACTATCCGGAAGGTGAAACAGAGGAAATGGAAGCAATCAATAATCCGGAAAATGAAGCTGATGGCACACACACCATCACATTCTCTAAGAATCTCTGGATAGAGCGTGCTGACTTTATGGAAGATGCTCCTAAAAAATTCTTCCGAATGACTCCGGGTAAAGAAGTTCGTCTGAAGAATGCTTACATCGTTAAGTGCACAGGATGCACAAAGGACGAAAATGGCGTTATCACTGAGATTCAGGCTGAATACGATCCTATCAGTAAGAGCGGCATGGAAGGTGCCAACCGTAAGGTTAAGGGTACATTGCATTGGGTATCAGCTGATCACTGCGTAAAGGCAGAGGTGCGCGAATACGACCGTCTCTTTATGGTAGAAAATCCATCTGCTGATGAGCGTGATTTCCACGAGTTGCTCAACCCAGACAGTTTCCACGACTATCCTAATTGCTATGTTGAGGAATATGCAGCCAGCAAGAAGCCAGGTGAATATCTCCAGTTCCAGCGTATCGGTTATTTCATGGCCGATCTTGATTCTACTGCAGAAAAACCAGTATTCAACAAAACCGTTGGTTTGAAGGATACATGGGCAAAACAGAATAAATAA
- a CDS encoding phosphatase PAP2 family protein produces MIELLHQIEQIDTQIFLFFNGFHNVYWDYFMMIFSDRFVWVPFYASFIFVLLKNFPVKVVMSTIVVITLIILFSDQTASGILKPLVARMRPSNPDNPISPMVHVVQGYRGGRYGFPSSHAANAWSMAFFAQYLVRRSKLTIFLCLWALITSYSRMYLGVHYFGDILIGTLIGFLYATLYYYIFQYFLRKHTERFKTNHDIRFASVPIITGLVSIWVIICTSGILSFYSIPLR; encoded by the coding sequence ATGATAGAATTACTTCATCAAATAGAACAGATTGATACGCAGATTTTTCTGTTTTTCAATGGTTTTCACAACGTGTATTGGGATTACTTCATGATGATTTTCTCAGACCGTTTTGTATGGGTTCCGTTCTATGCCAGTTTTATCTTTGTACTGCTAAAGAATTTTCCTGTCAAGGTTGTGATGAGCACTATAGTTGTCATCACTCTGATTATCTTGTTTTCAGACCAGACTGCATCAGGAATTCTGAAGCCATTAGTAGCAAGAATGCGTCCCAGCAATCCTGATAATCCTATCAGTCCGATGGTACATGTTGTTCAAGGATATCGGGGTGGCAGATATGGTTTCCCATCTTCTCATGCAGCCAATGCATGGAGCATGGCCTTCTTTGCACAATATCTGGTTCGCCGGAGCAAACTCACGATATTCTTATGCCTATGGGCATTGATAACCAGTTATTCCCGAATGTATCTCGGTGTACACTATTTTGGCGACATCCTGATTGGTACCCTCATTGGTTTTCTCTATGCCACCTTATATTATTATATATTTCAGTATTTTTTAAGGAAGCATACCGAACGTTTTAAGACCAACCACGACATCAGATTTGCAAGCGTCCCTATCATTACGGGGCTCGTTTCTATTTGGGTAATCATTTGTACCAGTGGAATACTATCATTCTATAGCATACCACTGAGATAA
- a CDS encoding LTA synthase family protein, producing MKQILWFIKTYFTFVILFSIQKPFFMILEKASATQPIDNIWSEMPTVMWYGLSLDLSMAGYLTALPGLLLIAMIWFRKEIIRPILNAYYILASFLVSITFVLNAGLYPYWNFPLDSTPLYYFFTSPKDALASVGGLYIFFALLITMLLTIAVWFALRMPHTQKRYSSRYSNYGFGDFGSGRRTRYSDIEHHRMRHSLILLLLTALLFIPIRGGFTVSTTNTGKAYFSQNAFLNHAAVNPMFSLFESLTHQEDFASQYRYMSEEEANKLFAQMVSSSDQNTYPLLNEEARKNGKPDILIIIMESFANDIMPSVGTHKDVAVCLDSIAKKGIFFPRFYSNTFRTDRGLVAVLSGYPAQPTTSIMRYPAKSAQLPSLARSLAKAKHYGNAYYYGGDVDFANQRSWLVSQGYERIISDSDFPIEDKLSKWGVHDHIVANRLLADLRKEQNAKQPMLRVFQTSSSHEPFDVPYSRLKDKRLNAFAYTDSVIGHLLREYSKLPRWKNTLVLLVADHVGAYKEHLDNFDRSRYQIPLIMTGGAIARPMNVKLIGSQHDIAATLLGQLGIPHKDFLFSKNMLSDATPKFAFFDVPDAFGMVSEENSIIYDNKSKKVVYDKGKKGYNLKRGMAYLQKLYDDLSAK from the coding sequence ATGAAGCAAATATTGTGGTTTATAAAAACGTATTTTACGTTTGTCATTTTGTTCAGTATTCAGAAACCATTTTTCATGATATTGGAAAAGGCTTCTGCTACACAACCTATCGATAATATCTGGAGCGAAATGCCTACAGTGATGTGGTACGGTTTATCACTCGACCTCTCTATGGCTGGTTACCTCACCGCACTACCGGGTTTGTTGCTCATCGCAATGATTTGGTTTCGTAAGGAGATTATACGTCCCATTCTGAATGCTTATTATATACTGGCATCTTTCCTGGTTTCCATTACATTCGTACTGAATGCAGGATTATATCCATATTGGAACTTCCCGCTAGATAGCACTCCATTATATTATTTCTTTACTTCGCCAAAGGATGCACTTGCAAGTGTTGGAGGGCTTTACATCTTTTTTGCTCTCCTCATCACTATGCTGCTTACCATAGCCGTCTGGTTCGCACTCCGCATGCCTCATACCCAGAAGCGCTATTCCAGCAGATACAGCAACTATGGTTTTGGAGATTTCGGCAGTGGTCGCAGAACGCGCTACTCTGACATAGAGCATCATCGTATGCGCCATTCTCTTATTCTGTTGCTGCTTACTGCCCTTCTCTTCATCCCTATCAGAGGAGGATTTACTGTATCTACAACAAATACAGGAAAGGCATATTTCAGCCAAAATGCGTTTTTGAATCATGCTGCCGTCAATCCGATGTTCAGCCTGTTTGAATCACTGACCCATCAGGAAGATTTTGCATCGCAATACCGATACATGTCAGAAGAAGAAGCTAACAAGCTCTTTGCTCAAATGGTAAGTTCAAGCGACCAGAACACCTACCCGCTCCTGAATGAAGAAGCTCGGAAAAACGGAAAGCCGGATATACTTATTATTATTATGGAAAGCTTTGCCAACGACATCATGCCTTCCGTCGGAACACATAAAGACGTAGCGGTCTGCTTGGACTCAATAGCCAAAAAGGGAATTTTCTTCCCAAGATTCTATTCCAACACTTTCCGCACGGATCGTGGTCTGGTTGCTGTTTTGAGCGGTTATCCTGCACAACCTACAACCAGCATCATGCGCTACCCGGCAAAATCTGCACAATTACCATCATTGGCACGTTCATTGGCTAAAGCAAAGCATTACGGCAATGCATATTATTATGGTGGTGATGTTGATTTTGCCAACCAACGCTCTTGGCTGGTTTCCCAGGGCTATGAGAGAATCATTTCAGATAGTGATTTCCCTATAGAAGACAAATTGAGCAAATGGGGAGTACACGATCATATCGTAGCCAACCGGCTGCTTGCAGACCTCAGGAAAGAACAGAATGCCAAACAGCCTATGCTGAGAGTATTCCAGACATCAAGCAGTCATGAGCCATTCGATGTACCATATAGCAGACTGAAAGACAAGCGTTTAAATGCATTTGCTTACACTGATAGTGTCATAGGTCATCTTCTGCGTGAATACAGCAAATTGCCTAGATGGAAAAATACTTTGGTATTACTCGTTGCCGATCATGTTGGCGCATACAAAGAACATCTTGACAACTTTGACCGCAGCCGCTATCAGATTCCACTTATCATGACCGGTGGAGCAATAGCTCGCCCAATGAATGTTAAGCTCATAGGAAGTCAGCATGATATAGCAGCTACACTGCTCGGACAATTAGGCATTCCTCACAAAGACTTCTTGTTCAGCAAGAATATGTTGAGTGATGCTACTCCTAAATTTGCATTCTTTGATGTACCCGATGCTTTCGGCATGGTATCAGAGGAGAACTCTATCATCTACGACAATAAATCCAAAAAGGTTGTTTATGATAAAGGCAAAAAAGGTTATAACCTGAAGCGAGGCATGGCTTATCTACAGAAGTTGTACGATGACTTGAGTGCAAAATAG
- a CDS encoding helix-turn-helix domain-containing protein — protein sequence MLSEETKDRLRDEIIRVLVTERKYKDPDYSSKKLAEDLNTNSRYISAVCATRFHKNYAELVNDYRVNDAMSLLTDKRYARMSVEGISEMAGFNTRQSFYANFFKRIGVTPRQYRANHFKGLE from the coding sequence ATGCTGAGTGAAGAAACTAAGGACCGCCTTCGCGACGAGATAATCCGTGTTCTTGTTACTGAAAGAAAGTACAAGGACCCAGACTATAGTTCCAAGAAACTTGCAGAGGATTTGAATACTAACTCTCGCTATATTTCTGCTGTATGCGCAACTCGATTTCATAAGAATTATGCCGAGTTGGTGAATGATTATCGAGTAAACGATGCTATGTCTTTACTTACCGATAAGCGTTATGCAAGAATGAGTGTAGAAGGTATCAGCGAAATGGCTGGTTTCAATACTCGTCAGAGTTTCTATGCTAATTTCTTCAAGCGAATAGGCGTTACTCCTCGTCAATATCGTGCTAATCATTTTAAGGGATTGGAGTAA